The following DNA comes from Lentibacillus sp. Marseille-P4043.
TGTGTCCAGATCCCACAGCCTGCATGTGTCCGGCGATATTTCGTCAGCTAACACAATCGAGCCACATGCTAGCCGGCCGAATTCGAGTTTGAAATCAACTAATGTTAGATTGATAGATTTGAAAAGTTCAATTAATGCATCATTAATTTTTCGTGCCTTTATTTTGATTTCTTGTAATTCCGATTCGGTTACATTGCTCAAAAATAACGCATGCTCATCATTTATCAATGGGTCGTCTAATTGATCATTCTTATAAAACAACTCCACAACTGACGGGTTGAATGATGTCTTTTCCTCAATCCCTAGGCGGTTCGTAATACTGCCAGTTGCCAGATTACGAACCACTACCTCCAAGGGGATAATCTCTGTTTTTTGAACAAGCTGCTCTGTTTCATTCAATTTCTCAATAAAATGCGTTTCAATTTCTTTCGTTTTGAGATATGAAAAAATGAGTGATGAAATTTCATTATTCAATCTGCCCTTCCCTGCGAAGGTCGCTTTCTTTTTACCGTTAAAGGCAGTCGCAGCATTTTTATAAGACAAAATGAGCTGATCCATTGTTCCTTCCATTTGATAAACTTGCTTTGCCTTTCCTTCATATAAAAGTTCTGCCTTCACTTCATTCACCTCGTTTTAAGCCGATTCGGTCAAAAATTCGATCAACATTTTTCAAATGGTACGTGTAATCAAAACAATCATCAATTTCGTCTTGGGATAATTTACTTGTTACTAGTTCATTTTCTTCAAGTAATTGTTTGAAATGGGTTTCTGTTTCCCATGCTTGCATCGCTTTTGGCTGCACAAGATCATATGCTTCTTCACGTGTCATACCCTTGTCAATTAACGCAAGCAATACGCGTTGTGAAAAAATAACGCCGTGTGTTTTATCAATATTTCGCTTCATATTTTCCGGAAATACAGTTAGTTTTTTCACGATATTCCCAAATCGGTTCAGCATATAATTCAGGGCAATCGTTGTATCTGGCAAAATTATTCGTTCAGCGGAAGAATGTGAAATATCGCGTTCATGCCATAG
Coding sequences within:
- the purC gene encoding phosphoribosylaminoimidazolesuccinocarboxamide synthase, giving the protein MKAELLYEGKAKQVYQMEGTMDQLILSYKNAATAFNGKKKATFAGKGRLNNEISSLIFSYLKTKEIETHFIEKLNETEQLVQKTEIIPLEVVVRNLATGSITNRLGIEEKTSFNPSVVELFYKNDQLDDPLINDEHALFLSNVTESELQEIKIKARKINDALIELFKSINLTLVDFKLEFGRLACGSIVLADEISPDTCRLWDLDTQEKMDKDVFRQGTGDLLTVYNVILQRLEGIR